A genomic stretch from Heliangelus exortis chromosome 23, bHelExo1.hap1, whole genome shotgun sequence includes:
- the CHD5 gene encoding chromodomain-helicase-DNA-binding protein 5 isoform X8, with protein MIQCGERKRDRVEEGDGYETDHQDYCEVCQQGGEIILCDTCPRAYHLVCLDPEMEKAPEGKWSCPHCEKEGIQWEPKEEDEEEEEGGEEEEEEDDHMEFCRVCKDGGELLCCDTCPSSYHLHCLNPPLPEIPNGEWLCPRCTCPPLKGKVQRILHWAWREPPPPPTLPTPDTELPLPPPKVLEGIPEREFFVKWAGLSYWHCSWVKELQLELYHTVMFRNYQRKNDMDEPPAFDYGSGDEDSQREKRKNKDPQYAKMEERFYRYGIKPEWMMIHRILNHSFDKKGDIHYLIKWKDLPYDQCTWEIDEIDIPYYENLKLLYWNHRELMLGEDTRPLKKLNKKGKKLKEEKLEKPPETPLVDPTVKFDKQPWYIDATGGTLHPYQLEGLNWLRFSWAQGTDTILADEMGLGKTVQTIVFLYSLYKEGHSKGPYLVSAPLSTIINWEREFEMWAPDFYVVTYTGDKESRSVIRENEFSFEDNAIRSGKKVFRMKKEAQIKFHVLLTSYELITIDQAVLGSIEWACLVVDEAHRLKNNQSKFFRVLNVYKIDYKLLLTGTPLQNNLEELFHLLNFLTPERFNNLEGFLEEFADISKEDQIKKLHDLLGPHMLRRLKADVFKNMPAKTELIVRVELSQMQKKYYKFILTRNFEALNSKGGGNQVSLLNIMMDLKKCCNHPYLFPVAAVEAPVLPNGSYDGNSLVKSSGKLMLLQKMLKKLRDGGHRVLIFSQMTKMLDLLEDFLEYEGYKYERIDGGITGGLRQEAIDRFNAPGAQQFCFLLSTRAGGLGINLATADTVIIYDSDWNPHNDIQAFSRAHRIGQNKKVMIYRFVTRASVEERITQVAKRKMMLTHLVVRPGLGSKSGSMTKQELDDILKFGTEELFKDDVEGMVSQAQRIAVPEAVAPFSDTMSTKGGAVTPGMKKKHGGTPPGDNKDVEDSSVIHYDDAAISKLLDRNQDATDDTELQNMNEYLSSFKVAQYVVREEDGVEEVEREIIKQEENVDPDYWEKLLRHHYEQQQEDLARNLGKGKRIRKQVNYNDTSQEDQEWQDELSDNQSEYSIGSEDEDEDFEERPEGQSGRRQSRRQLKSDRDKPLPPLLARVGGNIEVLGFNARQRKAFLNAIMRWGMPPQDAFNSHWLVRDLRGKSEKEFRAYVSLFMRHLCEPGADGAETFADGVPREGLSRQHVLTRIGVMSLVRKKVQEFEHVNGKYSTPDVILEGPESKKCSEIVSSDPNTPVPASPAHMHMALAADKPETQLGFQEEKEQVEQKPRKVSDSQVPVSAEKVESEECPDSSDSKEKPREEKQEESEKAEPFPDSLEKDEGIQEKEKPLEKLELSSSPGKGEDKEAKPGEDAKGEEKEHGEAQQNGDKEEEEDGKKDDRNLNFRFMFNIADGGFTELHTLWQNEERAAISSGKIYDIWHRRHDYWLLAGIVTHGYARWQDIQNDPRYVILNEPFKSEIHKGNYLEMKNKFLARRFKLLEQALVIEEQLRRAAYLNMTQDPSHPAMALNARLAEVECLAESHQHLSKESLAGNKPANAVLHKVLNQLEELLSDMKADVTRLPSMLSRIPPVAARLQMSERSILSRLATRGGDPAVQQGSFGSSQIYNNNFGPSFRGPGPGGIVNYSQMPLGPYVTAAPGLPPGPPA; from the exons ATGATACAGtgtggagagagaaagagagacagag TTGAGGAAGGGGATGGCTATGAGACGGACCACCAGGACTACTGTGAGGTGTGCCAGCAGGGCGGGGAGATCATCCTCTGTGACACCTGTCCCCGTGCCTATCACCTGGTCTGCCTGGACCCCGAGATGGAGAAGGCCCCCGAGGGCAAGTGGAGCTGCCCCCACTGC GAAAAGGAGGGAATCCAGTGGGAGCcgaaggaggaggatgaggaggaagaggaaggcggtgaggaagaggaggaggaggatgaccACATGGAGTTCTGCCGGGTCTGTAAGGATGGgggggagctgctctgctgtgacACCTGTCCCTCCTCCTACCACCTCCACTGCCTCAACCCGCCGCTGCCCGAGATCCCAAACGGGGAATGGCTCTGCCCACGCTGCACA TGCCCTCCCCTGAAGGGCAAAGTCCAGCGCATCCTGCACTGGGCCTGGCGGGAGCCCCCGCCACCCCCCACACTGCCCACCCCGGACACGGAGTTGCCTCTGCCCCCACCCAAGGTGCTGGAGGGGATCCCGGAGCGTGAGTTCTTCGTCAAGTGGGCAGGGCTGTCCTACTGGCACTGCTCCTGGGTCAAGGAGCTGCAG ctggagctctACCACACCGTGATGTTCCGCAACTACCAGCGGAAAAACGACATGGACGAGCCGCCGGCCTTCGACTATGGCTCTGGGGATGAGGACAGCCAGAGGGAGAAGCGGAAGAACAAAGACCCGCAGTACGCCAAGATGGAGGAGCGCTTCTACCGCTACGGCATCAAGCCTGAGTGGATGATGATCCACCGCATCCTCAACCACAG CTTTGATAAAAAGGGAGACATTCACTACCTGATCAAGTGGAAAGACCTGCCCTACGACCAGTGCACCTGGGAGATTGATGAGATAGACATCCCCTACTATGAAAACCTCAAACTCCTCTACTGGAACCACAG GGAGCTGATGCTGGGGGAGGACACACGCCCTCTGAAGAAGCTaaacaagaaagggaaaaagctgaaagaggagaagCTGGAAAAGCCTCCAGAGACACCTCTGGTGGAT cCTACAGTGAAGTTTGACAAGCAGCCGTGGTACATCGATGCCACGGGAGGCACACTCCATCCCTACCAGCTGGAAGGGCTGAACTGGCTGAGGTTTTCCTGGGCCCAGGGGACAGATACAATCCTGGCTGACgagatggggctggggaagACTGTGCAGACTATTGTATTCTTGTATTCCCTGTACAAGGAG GGACACTCAAAAGGGCCATATCTGGTCAGTGCTCCTCTCTCCACCATCATCAACTGGGAACGTGAGTTTGAGATGTGGGCACCCGACTTCTACGTCGTGACCTACACGGGGGACAAAGAAAGCCGGTCGGTCATCCGggaaaatgagttttcttttgaagacaACGCCATCCGGAGTGGAAAGAAGGTTTTCCGCAtgaag aaGGAAGCCCAGATCAAGTTCCATGTGCTGCTCACCTCCTACGAGCTGATCACCATTGaccaggcagtgctgggctccATCGAGTGGGCCTGCCTGGTGGTGGATGAAGCACACAGGCTGAAGAACAACCAGTCCAAA ttCTTTAGAGTATTGAATGTCTACAAGATCGATTACAAGCTGCTGCTCACTGGTACTCCACTCCAGAACAACTTGGAAGAGCTGTTCCACCTCCTCAATTTCCTGACCCCTGAGAGGTTTAA CAACCTGGAGGGGTTCCTCGAGGAGTTTGCAGACATCTCCAAGGAGGACCAAATCAAGAAGCTCCATGACCTGCTGGGTCCCCACATGCTGCGGCGGCTCAAGGCCGATGTCTTCAAGAACATGCCAGCCAAGACAGAGCTGATTGTGCGGGTGGAGCTGAGCCAGATGCAGAA gaagTACTACAAGTTCATCCTGACGAGGAATTTTGAAGCCCTGAACTCGAAGGGTGGTGGGAACCAGGTCTCACTGCTCAACATCATGATGGACCTGAAGAAGTGCTGTAACCACCCTTACCTCTTCCCCGTGGCAGCTGTG GAGGCCCCAGTTCTTCCCAATGGATCCTATGATGGGAATTCTTTGGTCAAATCTTCTGGGAAACTGATGCTGCTCCAAAAGATGCTGAAGAAGTTACGGGATGGGGGTCACAGAGTTCTGATCTTCTCTCAG ATGACAAAGATGCTGGACCTGCTGGAGGATTTCCTGGAGTATGAAGGCTACAAGTATGAGAGGATTGATGGGGGCATCACGGGTGGCCTGCGCCAGGAGGCCATCGACAGGTTTAATG CTCCTGGTGCTCAGcagttctgctttctcctctctaCCCGTGCTGGTGGTCTGGGCATAAACCTTGCTACAGCCGACACAGTCATTATTTACGATTCTGACTGGAATCCCCACAATGACATCCAG GCGTTCAGCAGAGCTCACCGCATCGGGCAGAACAAGAAGGTGATGATTTATCGCTTTGTGACCAGAGCCTCTGTGGAGGAACGCATCACCCAGGTGGCCAAAAGGAAGATGATGCTCACCCACCTGGTTGTCCGCCCAGGGCTTGGCTCCAAGTCTGGCTCCATGACCAAGCAAGAGCTGGATGACATCCTCAAGTTTGGGACAGAGGAGCTCTTCAAGGATGACGTGGAAG GGATGGTGTCCCAGGCTCAGCGGATCGCTGTGCCAGAGGCTGTTGCCCCTTTCTCTGACACAATGTCAACCAAGGGTGGTGCAGTGACTCctggcatgaaaaaaaagcacGGGGGCACCCCACCAG GTGACAATAAGGACGTGGAAGACAGCAGTGTGATCCACTACGATGATGCTGCCATCTCTAAGCTTCTGGACAGAAACCAGGATGCAACTGATGACACGGAGCTGCAGAACATGAACGAGTATCTCAGCTCCTTTAAAGTGGCCCAGTATGTTGTGAGAGAAGAGGACGGTGTG GAGGAAGTGGAACGTGAGATCATCAAGCAGGAGGAGAACGTGGACCCTGACTactgggagaagctgctgcgGCACCACtatgagcagcagcaggaagatcTGGCCAGAAACTTGGGGAAAGGGAAGCGAATCCGCAAGCAGGTCAACTACAATGACACCTCACAGGAGGACCAAG AGTGGCAGGATGAGCTCTCTGACAACCAGTCAGAGTACTCCATCGGCtctgaggatgaggatgaagacTTTGAAGAGAGGCCAGAAGGTCAGA GTGGAAGAAGACAATCCCGAAGGCAGCTCAAGAGTGACCGGGACAAACCTCTCCCTCCTTTGCTGGCAAGAGTCGGGGGGAATATCGAG gttCTTGGCTTCAACGCTCGTCAGCGCAAGGCGTTCCTGAATGCCATCATGCGCTGGGGAATGCCCCCCCAGGATGCCTTCAACTCCCACTGGCTGGTCCGGGATCTGCGAGGGAAGAGCGAGAAGGAGTTCAG GGCCTACGTCTCCCTCTTCATGAGACACTTGTGTGAGCCTGGGGCAGATGGTGCTGAGACCTTTGCGGACGGCGTTCCCCGGGAAGGGCTGTCACGGCAGCACGTGCTGACCCGGATAGGGGTCATGTCCCTAGTAAGGAAGAAG GTCCAGGAGTTTGAGCACGTCAATGGGAAGTACAGCACCCCAGATGTGATCCTTGAGGGCCCGGAGAGCAAGAAGTGCAGTGAGATTGTGTCTTCAGACCCCAAcacccctgtccctgccagcccagcacacaTGCACATGGCCCTTGCAGCAG ATAAACCAGAAACTCAGCTTGGGttccaggaggaaaaggagcaaGTGGAGCAGAAACCCAGGAAGGTGTCTGACAGCCAG GTGCCTGTGAGTGCTGAGAAGGTGGAAAGTGAAGAGTGCCCTGACAGCAGCGACAGCAAGGAGAAACCCAGGGAAGAGAAGCAAGAGGAGAGTGAAAAGGCTGAGCCTTTTCCTGACTCCCTGGAGAAAG aTGAGGGGAttcaagagaaagagaagccTCTGGAGAAGttggagctgagcagcagtccagggaaaggggaggacAAAGAGGCCAAACCAGGTGAGGACGCcaagggggaggagaaggagcatGGTGAGGCTCAGCAGAACGGTGacaaagaggaagaggaggatggaaAGAAGGATGACAGGAACCTGAACTTCCGATTCATGTTCAACATCGCAGACGGTGGCTTTACAG AGCTGCACACGCTGTGGCAGAACGAGGAGAGGGCGGCCATCTCCTCTGGCAAGATCTATGACATCTGGCACCGCCGGCACGACTACTGGCTGTTGGCAGGGATTGTCAC CCACGGCTACGCCCGCTGGCAGGACATCCAGAATGACCCACGCTACGTCATCCTGAACGAGCCCTTCAAGTCGGAGATCCACAAGGGGAACTACCTGGAGATGAAGAACAAGTTCCTCGCCCGGCGGTTCAAG ctgctggagcaggccCTGGTGATCGAGGAGCAGCTCCGCAGGGCTGCGTATCTCAACATGACCCAAGACCCCAGTCACCCGGCCATGGCCCTCAATGCCCGTCTGGCTGAAGTGGAGTGCCTTGCTGAGAGCCACCAGCACCTCTCCAAAGAGTCCCTGGCTGGGAACAAGCCTGCCAATGCCGTCCTGCACAAGG TGCTGAACCAACTCGAGGAGCTGCTGAGTGACATGAAGGCTGATGTGACACGTCTGCCCTCCATGCTGTCCCGCATCCCGCCCGTGGCTGCCCGGTTGCAGATGTCGGAGCGGAGCATCCTCAGCCGCCTGGCCACCCGTGGAGGGGACCCCGCTGTCCAGCAG GGCTCCTTTGGCTCCTCTCAGATCTACAACAACAACTTCGGACCGAGTTTCCGAGGTCCTGGCCCGGGCGGGATTGTCAACTACAGCCAGATGCCTCTGGGGCCCTACGTGACTG CAGCTCCAGGGTTGCCCCCTGGTCCCCCAGCTTGA